The Polypterus senegalus isolate Bchr_013 chromosome 1, ASM1683550v1, whole genome shotgun sequence genome includes a window with the following:
- the ptmaa gene encoding prothymosin alpha-A, with protein sequence MADTKVDTSSESPAKDLKEKREAVEDAENGRDAPNGNAENEENGEQEAENEVEDDDEEDVGDDEEDDDGDDDEDDDEGEGATGKRAADDDEDDDVETKKQKTDD encoded by the exons ATGGCAGATACTAAAGTAGATACCAGTTCCGAGAGTCCCGCCAAG GACCTTAAGGAAAAAAGGGAAGCTGTTGAAGATGCAGAAAATGGCAGAGATGCACCAAATGGAAATGCA gaaAATGAGGAAAATGGTGAacaggaggcagaaaatgaagtAGAAGATGATGATGAGGAAGATGTTGGAGATGATGAAGAGGATGATGATG GTGATGACGACGAAGATGATGACGAAGGTGAAGGAGCAACAGGAAAAAGAGCTGCAGATGATGATGAG GATGATGATGTTGAAACAAAGAAGCAGAAAACGGATGACTAG